Proteins encoded by one window of Chryseobacterium foetidum:
- a CDS encoding TlpA family protein disulfide reductase: MKQNIFLLLFLISIGLSAQNATVCNLQKSDASNALKVDQNDLICIAKNSDRPYTVFYTLASWCAPCRMHFPDAVELEKTGKVNLFVVLVESEQDKRLGNAINFIKSTFENVKFGVLKDEIYGTKTGKRNKKIAKEITPTHNEMIADYGKFILVDQGGTVLYVTNWKDYNKDWQNSKKMLENKILPLIK; the protein is encoded by the coding sequence ATGAAACAAAATATTTTTCTGCTCTTATTTTTAATTTCCATCGGTCTTTCTGCACAGAACGCAACCGTCTGCAATCTTCAGAAATCTGATGCATCCAATGCCTTGAAAGTCGATCAGAATGATTTGATCTGTATCGCAAAAAATTCTGATAGACCTTACACTGTATTTTATACCTTAGCTTCGTGGTGTGCCCCATGCAGAATGCATTTTCCCGACGCTGTAGAACTGGAAAAAACGGGAAAAGTAAATCTCTTTGTTGTACTGGTAGAATCTGAACAGGATAAAAGATTGGGCAATGCCATTAACTTCATTAAATCTACATTTGAAAATGTGAAATTTGGAGTCTTAAAAGATGAAATATATGGTACGAAAACCGGGAAAAGAAATAAAAAGATTGCCAAGGAAATCACACCAACACATAATGAAATGATTGCCGATTACGGAAAATTCATTCTGGTTGACCAAGGAGGAACAGTTCTTTACGTCACCAATTGGAAAGATTACAACAAAGACTGGCAGAATTCTAAGAAAATGCTTGAGAATAAGATTTTGCCTTTAATCAAGTAA
- a CDS encoding zinc-dependent metalloprotease — translation MKRQLLTLACITVMSGISHAQHFECGTEHVSYEQFLTQRELANKILAKNGYSKNTAAITYVAVQAHLIGMDNGTGYVSANNLNNALSELNRKFAEFNVQFYFKGTDFLYYPNSLYHSGNQSDSETLTFSQQNSSNNSMNLFLANSVKRSGSGVGGWSYVAPPHQMYNITWVVNGQLDDDKTTPHEFGHYFGLSHTFNNSTNATVSNRELVTRNFNETLPRLSANCETRGDFICDTPSDPRGAANATTSNCAYTGTAVDANSDLFAPLMNNMMDYNFCPPYFFTPGQYGRMQNVGLPIVTNSSTFTLNAPETPQPVPTNITSSAAAYTNQFALNWADNSTVETGYLIEAKAEGSSVYIPVKGVMRDAVTANNFSKLTAGLKYNFRIKASNTKTNYSVESPLIQFPALCGNNNITSCSPHNGVDASWNIENVKLTQNNVTLIQNLNSNCSGSSIGNYFATHIANVAAGTNVTLEANAKADSNSGSAYSPYVKVYVDWNQDSIFDEVTEKVIENTGFNGITQNFLIPSTTPSGSYRMRIAFTVSTAGYSAATPCRVSFGEIEDYQLAVTNGNLSIKENELEKTGIYPNPVDDILHIKSNQKYRKFNLYSAEGRLVLKGEVENSQINVSSLEKGYYIVEIFDNKANSVKHKILKK, via the coding sequence ATGAAAAGACAATTACTTACACTCGCCTGCATTACCGTAATGTCCGGCATTTCCCATGCACAACATTTCGAGTGCGGAACGGAGCACGTGAGCTACGAGCAGTTCCTTACGCAGCGTGAACTTGCCAATAAGATTTTAGCTAAAAATGGCTACTCAAAAAACACTGCAGCCATCACTTATGTTGCTGTTCAGGCGCATTTGATTGGGATGGATAATGGTACAGGTTACGTTTCTGCCAATAATTTAAATAACGCCTTATCTGAACTCAACAGAAAATTTGCCGAATTTAATGTGCAGTTTTACTTTAAGGGAACAGACTTCCTATATTATCCCAATTCTCTTTATCACAGCGGAAATCAATCAGATTCTGAAACTTTAACTTTCAGCCAGCAAAACAGCTCAAATAATTCTATGAATCTTTTTCTTGCAAACAGCGTAAAGAGAAGCGGCTCAGGAGTTGGAGGATGGTCTTATGTAGCGCCACCCCATCAAATGTACAACATTACATGGGTGGTAAACGGACAGCTGGATGACGATAAAACGACACCACACGAATTCGGGCATTACTTTGGGCTTTCCCATACTTTTAATAATTCTACCAATGCAACTGTAAGCAACCGTGAACTCGTAACAAGAAATTTTAACGAAACTCTGCCAAGACTTTCTGCGAACTGCGAAACAAGAGGCGATTTTATCTGCGACACCCCTTCAGATCCACGTGGTGCTGCAAATGCAACAACCAGCAACTGTGCTTATACAGGAACAGCGGTTGATGCAAACAGTGATCTCTTTGCTCCGCTGATGAATAATATGATGGATTACAATTTCTGTCCACCCTATTTCTTCACTCCCGGACAATACGGCAGAATGCAGAATGTGGGACTTCCGATTGTGACCAATTCCAGCACATTTACCTTAAACGCACCAGAAACACCTCAGCCTGTTCCTACCAACATTACATCTTCTGCGGCAGCTTATACCAATCAGTTTGCTTTGAACTGGGCAGACAATTCTACTGTAGAAACGGGATATCTTATTGAGGCAAAAGCAGAGGGAAGCTCTGTTTATATTCCTGTAAAAGGGGTGATGAGAGATGCAGTAACAGCAAATAATTTTTCAAAACTAACTGCAGGACTTAAATACAATTTCAGAATAAAAGCTTCAAATACCAAAACAAATTATTCTGTAGAATCGCCCCTCATCCAATTTCCGGCACTTTGTGGAAACAACAATATTACTTCCTGCTCGCCCCACAACGGTGTAGATGCGAGTTGGAATATAGAAAATGTGAAGCTTACACAAAACAACGTTACACTCATTCAAAACCTGAACAGTAATTGTTCGGGAAGTTCTATCGGCAATTATTTTGCTACCCACATCGCTAATGTAGCAGCCGGCACCAATGTAACACTGGAAGCTAATGCAAAAGCAGACTCCAATTCAGGAAGCGCCTATTCACCCTACGTAAAAGTGTATGTAGACTGGAATCAAGACAGCATTTTCGATGAGGTTACAGAAAAAGTAATTGAAAACACAGGCTTCAACGGGATTACACAAAATTTCCTAATTCCATCAACTACCCCATCAGGATCTTACCGTATGAGAATAGCCTTCACTGTTTCCACTGCTGGATATTCTGCCGCAACCCCTTGTAGAGTTTCATTTGGGGAAATTGAAGATTATCAATTGGCAGTAACCAACGGAAATTTAAGTATCAAAGAAAACGAACTTGAAAAAACAGGGATTTATCCTAATCCAGTGGATGATATTCTTCACATTAAATCTAATCAGAAATACAGAAAATTCAACCTTTATTCTGCTGAGGGGAGATTGGTACTGAAAGGTGAAGTAGAAAACAGTCAGATCAATGTTTCAAGTCTTGAAAAAGGATATTATATTGTTGAAATTTTTGATAATAAAGCAAATTCAGTAAAACATAAAATTCTGAAAAAGTAA
- the rpoB gene encoding DNA-directed RNA polymerase subunit beta, with protein MSKTTATTQEKRINFSSAKGKIVTPDFLDIQIESFTEFFQLDTLPEDRTDEGLYKTFQENFPITDSRNQFVLEFIDYLVDSPRYSIDECVERGLTYSVPLKARLKLYCTDPEHEDFQTVVQDVYLGPVPYMTPSGSFIINGAERVIVTQLHRSPGVFFGQTYHANGTKLYYSRIIPFKGSWMEFTTDINSVMYAYIDRKKKLPLTTLLRAIGYESDKDILQIFDLAEEVKVSKAALKKVEGRTLAARVLNTWFEDFVDEDTGEVVSIERNEIILDRETILEKEHLDLILDAGVKSILIHKENSNEFSIIQNTLQKDPTNSEKEAVEYIYRQLRNADPPDEETARGIIEKLFFSEQRYSLGEVGRYRLNKKLGLNIPTTTEVLTKEDIIAIVRHLIELVNSKAEVDDIDHLSNRRIKTVGEQLAGQFGVGLSRIARTIKERMNVRDNEIFTPLDLVNAKTLTSVINSFFGTNQLSQFMDQTNPLSEITHKRRLSALGPGGLSRERAGFEVRDVHHTHYGRICPIETPEGPNIGLISSLGIYAKINRLGFIETPYRKVESGKVALNDAPVYLNAEDEEDKVIAQANVELDDNGAFLTDRIIARLDGDYPVVEPSEVNLIDVAPNQISGISASLIPFLEHDDANRALMGSNMMRQAVPLLKPQAPIVGTGLEQQVARDSRILINAEGTGTVEYVDADRIVIKYDRSEDEDLVQFESATKTYNLTKFRKTNQSTTITLRPNVRVGDVVQKGQVLCDGYATEDGELALGRNLVVAFMPWKGYNFEDAIVINEKVVREDWFTSIHVDEYSLEVRDTKLGMEELTADIPNVSEEATKDLDENGMIRIGAEVKPGDIMIGKITPKGESDPTPEEKLLRAIFGDKAGDVKDASLKADSSLRGVVINKKLFSRNIKDKKKRTEEKLKLEEIENTYKAKFDELRNTLIEKLNTLVGGKTSQGVTNDLDEEIIGKGTKFTLKLLQSVEDYVNVSGSDWTVDNDKNELIKQLIHNYKIKFNDIQGVKNREKFAISIGDELPAGIMKLAKVYIAKKRKLNVGDKMAGRHGNKGIVSRIVRQEDMPFLEDGTPVDIVLNPLGVPSRMNIGQIYETVLGWAGQKLGMKFATPIFDGATLDQITEYTEKAGVPKFGHTHLYDGGTGERFTQAATVGIIYMLKLGHMVDDKMHARSIGPYSLITQQPLGGKAQFGGQRFGEMEVWALEAFGASNILREILTVKSDDVIGRAKTYEAIAKGEAMPEPGIPESFNVLLHELQGLGLDVRLEE; from the coding sequence ATGAGTAAAACAACAGCTACAACTCAGGAGAAAAGAATTAATTTCTCGTCAGCGAAAGGAAAAATCGTAACGCCGGACTTTCTGGATATCCAGATTGAGTCGTTTACAGAGTTTTTCCAGCTAGACACACTTCCTGAAGACAGAACAGACGAAGGTTTGTATAAGACTTTCCAGGAAAATTTTCCTATCACCGATTCCAGAAATCAGTTCGTTTTAGAATTTATTGATTATCTGGTAGATTCACCACGTTACTCAATCGATGAGTGTGTGGAAAGAGGGCTGACGTATTCAGTGCCTTTAAAAGCAAGACTTAAATTGTACTGTACAGACCCGGAACACGAAGATTTCCAGACTGTTGTGCAGGATGTTTATTTAGGTCCGGTTCCTTACATGACTCCGAGTGGTTCTTTCATCATCAATGGTGCTGAAAGGGTTATCGTTACGCAGCTTCACCGTTCACCTGGTGTATTCTTCGGGCAGACTTACCACGCAAACGGAACAAAATTATACTATTCAAGAATTATCCCTTTCAAAGGATCCTGGATGGAATTTACGACCGATATCAACAGCGTAATGTACGCATATATCGACCGTAAGAAAAAATTACCTTTAACTACGTTATTAAGAGCTATCGGCTATGAATCTGATAAAGATATTCTTCAGATTTTTGACCTTGCAGAAGAAGTGAAAGTTTCTAAAGCTGCCCTTAAGAAAGTGGAAGGCAGAACTTTGGCTGCCAGAGTATTGAACACATGGTTCGAAGATTTCGTAGACGAAGACACCGGTGAAGTGGTTTCTATCGAAAGAAACGAAATCATCTTAGACAGAGAAACGATTCTTGAAAAAGAACATTTAGATCTTATTTTGGATGCAGGTGTGAAATCTATTTTGATTCACAAAGAAAATTCAAACGAATTCTCTATCATTCAGAATACTTTACAGAAAGACCCTACCAACTCTGAAAAAGAAGCAGTAGAATATATTTACCGTCAGCTTAGAAATGCAGATCCACCAGATGAGGAAACTGCAAGAGGAATTATCGAAAAATTATTCTTCTCTGAGCAGAGATATTCATTAGGTGAAGTTGGACGTTACAGACTAAACAAAAAGTTAGGTCTTAATATTCCTACCACTACTGAAGTTCTTACAAAAGAAGATATCATCGCGATTGTAAGACACTTAATCGAATTGGTAAACTCCAAAGCTGAGGTTGATGATATTGACCACTTATCAAACAGAAGAATTAAAACTGTGGGTGAGCAGTTGGCAGGACAGTTTGGTGTAGGTCTTTCGAGAATTGCAAGAACAATTAAGGAGAGAATGAACGTTAGAGATAACGAAATCTTTACTCCGCTTGACCTTGTTAATGCGAAAACTTTAACATCAGTAATCAACTCATTCTTTGGTACCAACCAGCTTTCTCAGTTCATGGACCAAACAAACCCACTATCAGAAATCACGCACAAGCGTAGACTTTCTGCCCTGGGACCTGGTGGTTTATCAAGAGAAAGAGCAGGTTTCGAGGTACGTGACGTTCACCATACGCACTATGGTAGAATTTGTCCTATCGAAACTCCTGAAGGACCAAACATTGGTTTGATATCTTCACTAGGTATCTATGCTAAGATCAACAGACTTGGTTTCATCGAAACTCCATACAGAAAAGTAGAATCAGGTAAAGTTGCACTAAACGATGCGCCGGTTTACTTGAATGCAGAGGACGAAGAAGACAAAGTAATTGCTCAGGCAAACGTTGAGTTAGATGATAACGGAGCGTTCTTAACAGACAGAATTATTGCCAGATTAGATGGTGATTATCCTGTAGTAGAGCCTTCTGAAGTTAATTTGATCGACGTTGCGCCAAACCAGATTTCCGGTATTTCAGCTTCATTGATTCCGTTCCTGGAGCATGATGATGCAAACCGTGCATTGATGGGATCAAACATGATGCGTCAGGCAGTTCCATTGTTGAAGCCACAGGCTCCAATCGTTGGTACAGGGCTTGAGCAGCAGGTTGCAAGAGATTCAAGAATTTTGATCAATGCTGAAGGTACAGGTACTGTAGAGTATGTGGATGCTGACAGAATCGTAATTAAATATGACAGAAGCGAAGACGAAGATTTGGTACAATTCGAGTCTGCTACTAAAACATATAACCTTACTAAATTTAGAAAAACCAACCAAAGTACTACCATTACATTGAGACCAAACGTAAGAGTAGGTGATGTGGTACAAAAAGGCCAGGTTCTTTGCGACGGTTATGCAACTGAAGACGGAGAATTGGCTTTAGGTAGAAACCTGGTGGTAGCCTTCATGCCTTGGAAAGGGTACAACTTCGAGGATGCAATCGTAATCAACGAAAAAGTTGTGCGTGAAGACTGGTTTACTTCAATCCACGTGGATGAGTATTCTCTTGAAGTTCGTGATACCAAATTAGGTATGGAAGAATTGACAGCAGATATTCCAAACGTATCTGAAGAAGCTACAAAAGATCTTGATGAGAACGGTATGATCAGAATCGGTGCTGAAGTGAAGCCTGGTGATATCATGATTGGTAAGATTACTCCAAAAGGAGAATCAGATCCTACTCCGGAAGAGAAACTTCTTAGAGCAATCTTTGGTGACAAAGCCGGTGATGTGAAAGATGCTTCATTGAAAGCAGATTCATCATTGAGAGGTGTTGTAATCAACAAAAAACTGTTCTCAAGAAACATCAAAGACAAAAAGAAGAGAACTGAAGAAAAACTGAAGCTTGAAGAGATTGAAAATACTTACAAAGCGAAGTTTGACGAGTTGAGAAATACTTTAATTGAAAAATTAAATACACTTGTTGGAGGTAAAACTTCTCAGGGAGTAACCAACGATTTAGACGAAGAAATCATCGGTAAAGGAACCAAATTTACCTTAAAACTTCTTCAGTCTGTTGAAGATTATGTAAACGTTAGCGGTTCAGACTGGACGGTTGATAACGATAAGAATGAATTGATCAAACAGTTGATTCACAACTACAAAATCAAATTCAACGATATTCAGGGAGTTAAAAACCGTGAGAAATTCGCAATTTCTATCGGTGATGAGCTTCCGGCAGGTATCATGAAGTTGGCTAAGGTTTATATCGCTAAAAAACGTAAACTGAACGTTGGAGATAAAATGGCAGGTCGTCACGGTAACAAAGGTATCGTTTCGAGAATCGTCCGTCAGGAAGATATGCCATTCCTTGAAGACGGAACACCGGTTGATATCGTATTGAATCCACTTGGGGTGCCTTCACGTATGAACATCGGACAGATTTATGAGACAGTTCTTGGATGGGCTGGTCAGAAACTGGGAATGAAGTTCGCTACACCAATCTTCGACGGTGCTACTCTTGATCAGATCACTGAGTACACAGAGAAAGCAGGAGTTCCTAAATTCGGTCACACTCACCTTTACGATGGTGGTACCGGAGAGAGATTTACTCAGGCAGCAACGGTTGGTATCATCTACATGTTGAAATTAGGACACATGGTAGACGACAAAATGCACGCACGTTCTATCGGACCTTATTCATTGATTACTCAGCAGCCTTTAGGAGGTAAAGCTCAGTTCGGTGGACAGCGTTTCGGAGAGATGGAGGTTTGGGCACTTGAAGCATTCGGTGCATCAAATATCCTGAGAGAAATCCTTACTGTGAAGTCGGATGACGTGATTGGTAGAGCAAAAACTTATGAAGCGATTGCGAAAGGAGAAGCAATGCCTGAACCAGGTATTCCTGAATCTTTCAATGTATTACTTCACGAGTTACAGGGTCTTGGATTAGACGTAAGACTTGAGGAATAA
- a CDS encoding Ig-like domain-containing protein, whose translation MNFKFILKCSKKLHKGLLLPLLLIPTLYYSQTYPDLEMGNVTPSINTATSVTVALQKDNTNNTTTTLVNYSTPSAFTTNFTVNATEYTNAVRFGASGAAPYYTLMNILGNAGSDNGEYTSNTVPTNGTGLDIAVNHAMRVEASFAGAGSQPGNGRIKLGEITITLGRGTNNPHLHFKGLGGTAVDGNVSTGITAEFTVKSVLNSAGAEIAPGTILNLLSGTNLSINPTLRQINNDYTSAANAATSSSGRGTVRFENRDIKTIILEVFGNRNGGSATAVTWSGLDAFYIGLSAAESDLEVTKFVSPSAVSAGDQVVFTVNAKNNGASHNTNVIVDDILPSGYTYISHSASPGTYLPSSGVWNIGTLNDQVTATLTVTARAKSLGMYNNEAAITTSSALSDPDLTNNSFSVAALVDSDRDGVADSEDLDDDNDGIPDTLEGFCASTPTLLKTGTFSAIGAGAAGRPTINFEVPTTGSGRRTVLLLVTVERDHTPSLGGNWESTVYTAANNTSLMPDVTFGTSAMEKRNYNFAFDAAANQLPNQARLSRTQYVYALSDSNAGGIPNGTQNINLTNFVSGLNAGDEFTVQILVYDQVRSIELGGSNVAFANTSGFPSSITVSNNTNASQSSPLSANDVLLAFGGNSNGNGMTLSSAWTPIFNSKITNGAGTYTTFSGIPTGSSENDGLSTAIATITGVTGTQSVTFNFNTNNALLGNATMYRLNGYGSSCTVRDTDGDGISDFLDLDSDNDGCVDALEGAATITSSQLAAALGSLSVGTGSAAANQNLPAPVGNTPTTKGIPQVAGTGQAIGTAIIANLSPCYIDAKNDINQTPLNTAVAGFLLTNDVSGEGAVTLSSAQVYNASGVLVALPVIATAPGTGTATSVYTATGTLAGTIRLYSTGEYRFVPATGFVGTVPVNYTAANAVGGSDTAQLEIQVIPVTNPAANDAPVALNDTGVTKTGITLNSNVLGNDSDPDTGNTLTVTGATQGATVIGNGGTAVNVTGVNAAGATVTAGTFALTSTGNYAFTPETGFVGTVNPITYTISDGNGGTDTATVNIEVKPANAPPVVFANDDAKATVKGVSASGNMLTNDSSTATGTLSVTSVTISGTAAAPSGAGILISGVGTVTISSTGAYTFLPLPTFVGTYVIPYTTCNNATPTPFCSTASLYLTSLDLPGYCYKEPITTATRNQPVKHGITALNRAGSGSTEWPTVRQGAWTVLEAKTKGFVINRTTFVDEDSNPATPPTPPTSAIPAANYVEGMIMYDNGVHCLKVYTGAANGWQCYNTQACPDF comes from the coding sequence ATGAATTTTAAATTTATACTTAAGTGTAGCAAAAAGCTTCACAAAGGACTTTTATTGCCTTTATTGCTTATTCCTACCTTATATTATTCCCAGACATATCCCGATTTGGAAATGGGGAATGTAACACCTAGTATCAATACAGCTACCAGTGTTACAGTAGCATTACAAAAAGACAATACCAATAATACCACCACCACATTAGTCAATTACAGCACTCCTAGTGCATTTACCACCAATTTCACTGTAAACGCTACAGAGTATACTAATGCCGTAAGATTTGGCGCATCCGGCGCCGCACCATACTACACCTTAATGAATATTTTAGGTAATGCCGGAAGCGACAATGGAGAATACACAAGTAATACGGTACCTACAAATGGCACAGGCCTAGATATAGCTGTAAATCACGCAATGCGTGTTGAAGCCTCATTTGCAGGTGCTGGAAGCCAACCCGGAAACGGAAGAATAAAACTAGGTGAGATCACTATCACACTTGGAAGAGGAACCAATAATCCTCATCTTCATTTCAAAGGTTTAGGTGGAACTGCAGTTGACGGTAATGTGTCGACAGGCATAACAGCAGAATTTACAGTAAAGTCTGTTCTTAATTCAGCAGGAGCAGAGATTGCTCCCGGAACGATTTTAAATCTGTTATCAGGAACTAATCTTTCTATAAACCCCACACTAAGACAAATAAACAACGACTACACCAGTGCTGCAAACGCTGCAACGTCCAGCTCTGGGAGAGGCACGGTTCGTTTTGAGAATCGTGACATAAAAACCATTATTCTGGAAGTATTTGGAAATAGAAATGGAGGTTCCGCTACAGCAGTAACATGGAGCGGTTTAGATGCGTTTTATATTGGTCTATCAGCTGCAGAATCTGATTTAGAAGTAACCAAATTTGTAAGTCCAAGCGCTGTAAGTGCAGGTGATCAGGTTGTTTTCACAGTAAATGCAAAAAACAACGGTGCCTCACACAATACCAATGTGATTGTTGACGACATACTTCCGTCAGGATATACTTATATTTCACACAGTGCAAGTCCGGGCACCTATCTTCCTTCTTCGGGAGTCTGGAATATAGGAACTTTAAATGATCAGGTAACTGCAACGCTTACGGTAACTGCGAGAGCAAAATCGTTAGGTATGTATAACAATGAAGCCGCCATTACAACATCAAGTGCTCTTAGCGATCCGGATCTTACAAATAACTCATTCTCAGTAGCCGCATTAGTAGACAGCGACAGAGACGGTGTTGCAGATTCTGAGGATCTTGATGATGATAACGACGGAATACCAGATACTCTTGAAGGTTTCTGTGCATCTACTCCTACCCTTCTGAAAACGGGAACATTTTCTGCCATCGGAGCAGGAGCTGCGGGAAGACCTACAATAAATTTTGAAGTTCCAACAACAGGTTCAGGAAGACGAACAGTTCTTCTATTAGTTACCGTAGAGCGTGATCACACCCCATCTCTGGGAGGCAATTGGGAATCAACTGTTTACACAGCAGCCAACAACACATCTCTGATGCCTGATGTTACTTTTGGTACTTCAGCCATGGAAAAACGAAACTATAACTTTGCATTTGACGCCGCCGCTAACCAACTACCAAACCAAGCGCGTTTAAGCAGAACACAATATGTTTACGCATTATCCGACAGCAATGCCGGTGGAATTCCTAATGGTACGCAAAATATCAACTTAACCAATTTTGTTTCCGGATTAAATGCAGGTGATGAGTTTACTGTACAGATTTTAGTTTATGACCAGGTAAGAAGTATTGAACTTGGCGGTTCTAACGTAGCATTTGCCAATACCAGTGGATTCCCTTCTTCAATAACGGTAAGCAACAATACCAACGCTTCCCAATCCTCTCCGCTTTCAGCAAATGATGTATTGCTGGCATTCGGAGGTAATTCGAACGGAAACGGAATGACATTAAGCTCAGCATGGACACCAATATTCAATTCTAAGATAACAAACGGAGCAGGAACTTATACAACTTTTTCAGGTATCCCTACCGGAAGTTCAGAAAATGATGGTTTATCTACTGCAATAGCAACGATTACCGGTGTTACAGGTACCCAATCTGTTACTTTTAACTTTAATACGAATAATGCATTATTAGGAAATGCAACGATGTACAGATTAAATGGATATGGTTCAAGCTGTACAGTACGAGATACCGACGGAGACGGAATTTCTGATTTTCTGGATTTAGATTCTGATAATGATGGTTGTGTAGATGCTTTAGAAGGTGCAGCCACTATTACAAGTTCGCAACTTGCCGCTGCTCTTGGATCTTTAAGCGTGGGAACAGGTTCTGCAGCAGCAAATCAAAATTTACCTGCGCCAGTAGGAAACACACCGACAACCAAAGGTATTCCGCAGGTGGCAGGAACAGGACAGGCTATAGGAACTGCAATAATAGCAAACCTCAGCCCTTGCTACATCGATGCAAAAAATGACATCAACCAAACGCCATTGAATACCGCTGTTGCAGGTTTCTTACTTACAAATGATGTGAGCGGAGAAGGTGCCGTGACATTATCATCAGCACAGGTTTATAATGCATCGGGAGTTCTAGTAGCGTTACCAGTAATTGCTACAGCACCGGGAACAGGCACTGCAACGTCGGTTTACACAGCCACAGGCACATTGGCAGGTACTATCCGTCTGTACTCTACGGGAGAATACCGTTTCGTTCCAGCTACAGGATTTGTTGGTACAGTGCCTGTAAATTATACGGCTGCCAATGCGGTTGGAGGCAGCGATACTGCTCAGCTTGAAATTCAGGTTATTCCGGTTACAAATCCGGCAGCGAATGACGCTCCTGTAGCCCTTAACGACACAGGAGTTACCAAAACCGGAATTACATTAAACTCTAATGTTTTAGGAAATGACAGTGACCCGGATACTGGAAATACCCTTACTGTAACAGGGGCTACTCAAGGGGCTACTGTTATTGGTAACGGAGGAACTGCTGTAAATGTAACAGGAGTGAATGCAGCAGGCGCAACAGTTACTGCCGGTACTTTTGCCTTAACATCAACAGGAAACTACGCCTTTACACCAGAAACAGGATTTGTAGGAACTGTAAACCCTATTACGTATACAATAAGTGACGGAAACGGAGGAACAGATACTGCAACCGTAAATATCGAAGTAAAACCAGCAAATGCTCCACCAGTAGTTTTTGCTAATGATGATGCAAAAGCAACAGTGAAAGGAGTTTCAGCAAGTGGAAATATGCTTACAAACGACTCATCAACAGCTACCGGAACATTATCGGTGACCAGTGTTACCATTAGCGGAACCGCTGCCGCACCTTCAGGTGCCGGGATACTGATTTCGGGCGTTGGTACGGTGACTATCAGTTCTACAGGAGCTTACACATTCTTACCGCTTCCTACATTTGTCGGAACATACGTGATTCCTTATACTACATGTAATAATGCGACTCCTACACCATTCTGCTCTACAGCATCGTTATACCTTACCTCACTTGATCTTCCAGGATATTGTTACAAAGAACCAATCACTACAGCTACCAGAAATCAGCCAGTGAAACACGGTATCACAGCACTCAACAGAGCGGGATCAGGAAGCACGGAATGGCCTACAGTTAGACAGGGAGCATGGACGGTGCTTGAAGCTAAAACTAAAGGTTTCGTTATCAACAGAACAACTTTTGTTGACGAAGATAGCAACCCTGCTACACCACCTACTCCACCTACATCTGCTATTCCTGCAGCCAACTATGTAGAAGGAATGATCATGTATGACAACGGTGTCCATTGTCTGAAAGTGTATACTGGAGCAGCAAACGGATGGCAGTGCTACAACACACAGGCTTGTCCGGACTTTTAA